The nucleotide window ACGCATGTCAATTTGAAGGCAAAGGCGGAGACGATCGGGACCTACCGCTACGACGAGGTCCTGGCTCGTCTCAAGACCGAGCTGGACCGGCTGGTCGCGTCGCGCGGCACCGGTGGCTAGGACCCGGCGAACACAGGCTCCGCGAACGTCTTGAGGACCTCACCGGAAGCACTCTGGACGTCGGCGTGCAGCGAGTGACCGTGCGCGTCCATGGTGACGATGGCAGGAAACTCCTTGACGCGCAGGTGCCACATCGCCTCGGGGAGCCCGAACTCGAGGAGGTCGACGCCCTCTACGTTCTCGATGCAGCGGGCGTAGTACTGCGCGGCGCCTCCGATGGCGTTGAGATATACGGCGCCGTGCTCTTTCAGGGCCGCCAGGGTCTTTGGACCCATCCCGCCCTTCCCCATCACCGCGCGCAGGCCGTAGCGTCCGATCACGTCGGCCTCGTAAGGCTCCTCCCGGCTGCTCGTGGTCGGGCCGGCGGCCGTCATGCGCCAGCCGCCCCCTTCATTCAGCACGACCGGGCCGCAGTGGTACAGGATCTGGCCGCGCAGATCGACCGGCGGGGCGTTCTTCATAAGATGATGGTGCAGCGCGTCGCGCCCGGTGTGCAGGACGCCGCTGATCAGGACGACGTCTCCGACCGCAAGCCCGCGCACGTCGGCGTCGCTTAGGGGTGGCCGCAGGACTTTCTCTCTGCCGGTCAGGGGGAACCCCTCCCGCGCCGTCATTTTCTCCGGGGGGGCCGCGTCCTTGTACAGCCATCTTCTGATCGCCCCGGTCCGGGCATCGAGCACGACGCCGAGACGGCGGAACGCCCAGCAGTCGTACGCCACCGACACGAAGAACGACGCGGGCAATCGATTGATCGCCCCGATCTTGCAGCCGATCAGGGTCACGCTGCCGCCGAACCCCATCGTGCCGATACCGAGCGCGTTGGACGTCCTGACGACGTAGTCCTCCAGCTCGCGCAGTCTCGCGTCGGGGTTCACGTCGTCGAGCGTGCGGAACAGCTGCAGTTTCGCGTGTTCGTAGCCGTTGGTCCGATCGCCGCCGACGCACACGCCCAGAGCGCCGACGCTGCACCCCTGCCCCTGCGCCTGCCAGACGGCGTGCAGCAGGCACTTACGCACGCCGTCGAGGTCGCGGTCGGCGCGCCCCAGGTTCGGGACCTCCATCGGCAGCGAGTACTGGATGTTCTTGTTTTCGCAGCCGCCCCCCTTCAGGAGCAGCCGCACTTCGATCTCGTCCCCTTGCGTCCATTGCTGGAAGTGAACAGTCGGCGTCCCGGGACCCAGGTTGTCGCCGCTGTTCCTGCCGGTCAATGAATCGACCGAGTTCGGACGGAGCTTGCCGCGCTTGGTCGCCTCCGAGATCGCCCGTCTGATCGCCTCCTCGATCCGCATCTGGTCGGCGCCGACCGGCGTCCTGACGAGAAACGTCGGCCAGCCGGTGTCCTGGCAGATCGGTCCCTCGCAGTCGGTCGCCATGTCGATGTTGGACGCGATGACCTGGAGGGCCTGCCCCGCCCGGGTATTCTGCTGCTCGCTCCCCAGGGCACGCGCCATGGCCCGGCGGACATCGGGTGGGAGGTTGGTCGAGGTCTCGACGATTAGATTGAGGAGACTTTCGTCCAGGTGATCCATGCCGAGCATTGTATTAGAAAATGCCCTACAACAGTGCGGATGACAGCCCGGCGCGCAGAGGGGCATTAACCGGAGCGACGACCTGGAAGGCCAAGATCACTTGAGAACAGCTGCCCGTCGAGGTAACCCTCGTGGAATCAGATTGATCGGACATGAATAATTGCGGGCATCCGCACGGTTGTAGGGCATTTTCCATTACAATGCGCGCGCGTGACCTCCGCCCCCCGCCCCGACATCGCGCCCCGAAGCGCCGCCCCTCTGGAGCGCGCCGGCGCCTTCATCGCCGGCGTCTGCGAGCGCTATTTCCCCGATGCCTTCGTCTTCGCCCTCGCCGCGGTCGTCGTCGTGTTTCTCGCGGGACTCCTGACCGGTGAGAGAGCGGTCCGCCTGGTGACGGAGTTCGGCGGCGGCTTCTGGGGGCTGGTCCCGTTCACGATGCAGATGGTCCTCGTGATCGTCGGGGGCTTCGTCGTCGCCTCATCGCCGCCCCTGGCCCGTCTGATCGGCTGGCTGTCGCGGCGCCCCAGGACCCCCCGGGGCGCCGTCGCCTTCGTCGCCTTTTTCGCCATGGCGGCGTCCCTCCTCTCGTGGGGGTTGTCGCTCGTGTTCACCGGTCTGCTGGTGCGCGAGCTCACGCGGCGTCTGAAGGGGATCGACTACCGCGCCATCTGCGCCGCGGCGTACCTCGGGCTCGGGAGCGTCTGGGCCCTGGGGCTCTCGTCCTCGGCGGCGCTCCTGCAGGCCACCCGCTCGACGATCCCCGGGACGCTTCTGCCGATCACCGGTGTCATCCCGCTGTCGCAGACCATCTTCCTGTGGCAGAGTCTTCTGATAGCAGGGATCCTGATCGCGGTGTCCGTGGCCGTCGCGTACGTCTCCTGTCCGGAGCCCGCGCGCGCCCGGACGGCCGAGGCGATGGGGATCCGCTTCGAGGCCCCGCCGGTCGGGACCCGGCCGCCCACGACACCGGCGGAGAGGCTCGAGAACAGCCCGATCCTCGGCGTGTCGGTCGTCCTGCTGATGGCCGCTTTCCTGGTGACGCAGGTGCGCGACCGGGGGTTCTTTGCGGCGCTGGACCTCAATAACTTCAATCTAGCCTTTTTCGCCCTGGGGCTTCTCCTGCACCTGCGGCCGGCCTCGTTCCTGTCCGCCGTCGGACGGGCCATGCCGGCCACCGCCGGGGTCCTCATACAGTTCCCGCTCTACGCCGGCATGTTCGGCATCATCTCCAACACCGCGATCAAGACGCTCCTGGCGGATCTGTTCGTCAGGGTCTCGACCCAGGGGACGTTTCCGATCGTAGTGGCCTTGTACTCGGCGGTCCTCGGGCTGTTCGTCCCTTCGGGGGGAGGCAAGTGGATCATCGAGGCCCCCTACGTCATGGCGGCGGCCAACGCCTGGCACGTGCATCTCGGCTGGACCGTTCAGATCTACAACGCCGCCGAGGCCCTGCCGAACCTGGTCAACCCGTTCTGGATGCTGCCGCTCATGGGGATCCTGAACGTGCGCGCCAGGGACCTGGCCGGCTTCTCCATCCTGCAGCTCCTGTTCCACGTCCCGATCGTATTCCTGCTCTGCTGGCTGCTCGCGCAGACGCTCCCGTACGCCCCGCCGGTCCTCCCCTGACCGCGTTGATGCCCGAGCGCCCTCCTGTGTAGACTGGTCGCGTGATTCGACTGTCGGGTGTTGCGCGCAGCTACGGCGTCCACGAGGTCCTGAAGGGCGTGGACTGGGCCATCCCGCCGCGCGCGCGCGTCGGCCTGGTCGGCCCGAACGGCGCAGGCAAGACGACCCTGCTGCGCCTGATCGCGGGGTCCGAGGGGCCGGACCGTGGGGCCATCGACATCGTGCGCGGCACCTCCCTGGGCTACCTGCCGCAGGAGGGGGCGAGGCTCGCGGAGGGGACGGTCCTCGAGGCGCTCCTGGCACCGTTCTCTGAAATCCTGGCGATGGAGCAGGAAATGGAACGGCTGCACCTCGAAATGGCGACCTCGACCGGCGAGCGGCAGGAGACGGTGACCCGGCGGGCGGGCGAGGTGCAGCACCGCTTCGAAGCCGCCGGCGGCTTCGATCTCGAGGCGCGGGCCAAGGCGATTCTCGGCGGTCTAGGGTTCGGACAGCACGATCACGCGCGCCCGCTCCGCGAGTTCTCCGGCGGCTACCGGATGCGGGCCGCCCTCGGGGCTCTCCTCCTGCGCCGGCCCGACTTCCTGCTCCTGGACGAGCCGACCAACCATCTCGACCTGGAGGCGGTCGCCTGGCTGGAGGACTTCCTGTCGGACATCCCGTCCGCGCTCGTCATCGTGTCGCACGACCGCACCTTCCTGAACCGGCTGGCCAGCTCGATCGCCGAGGTGCACGACGGCCGGGTCACCCTCTGGCCCGGCAACTACGACCGCTACCGCATCGACAAGGAGAAGGCGCGCGAGCTGGCGGTCAAGAAGGCGGCGTCCGAGGCGCACCGCGTGGCGGATGTCGAGCGTTTCATCGAGCGCTTCCGCTACAAGGCGACCAAGGCGCGCCAGGTGCAGAGCCGCATCAAGATGCTG belongs to Candidatus Dormiibacterota bacterium and includes:
- a CDS encoding FumA C-terminus/TtdB family hydratase beta subunit; its protein translation is MDHLDESLLNLIVETSTNLPPDVRRAMARALGSEQQNTRAGQALQVIASNIDMATDCEGPICQDTGWPTFLVRTPVGADQMRIEEAIRRAISEATKRGKLRPNSVDSLTGRNSGDNLGPGTPTVHFQQWTQGDEIEVRLLLKGGGCENKNIQYSLPMEVPNLGRADRDLDGVRKCLLHAVWQAQGQGCSVGALGVCVGGDRTNGYEHAKLQLFRTLDDVNPDARLRELEDYVVRTSNALGIGTMGFGGSVTLIGCKIGAINRLPASFFVSVAYDCWAFRRLGVVLDARTGAIRRWLYKDAAPPEKMTAREGFPLTGREKVLRPPLSDADVRGLAVGDVVLISGVLHTGRDALHHHLMKNAPPVDLRGQILYHCGPVVLNEGGGWRMTAAGPTTSSREEPYEADVIGRYGLRAVMGKGGMGPKTLAALKEHGAVYLNAIGGAAQYYARCIENVEGVDLLEFGLPEAMWHLRVKEFPAIVTMDAHGHSLHADVQSASGEVLKTFAEPVFAGS
- a CDS encoding TIGR00366 family protein, whose product is MTSAPRPDIAPRSAAPLERAGAFIAGVCERYFPDAFVFALAAVVVVFLAGLLTGERAVRLVTEFGGGFWGLVPFTMQMVLVIVGGFVVASSPPLARLIGWLSRRPRTPRGAVAFVAFFAMAASLLSWGLSLVFTGLLVRELTRRLKGIDYRAICAAAYLGLGSVWALGLSSSAALLQATRSTIPGTLLPITGVIPLSQTIFLWQSLLIAGILIAVSVAVAYVSCPEPARARTAEAMGIRFEAPPVGTRPPTTPAERLENSPILGVSVVLLMAAFLVTQVRDRGFFAALDLNNFNLAFFALGLLLHLRPASFLSAVGRAMPATAGVLIQFPLYAGMFGIISNTAIKTLLADLFVRVSTQGTFPIVVALYSAVLGLFVPSGGGKWIIEAPYVMAAANAWHVHLGWTVQIYNAAEALPNLVNPFWMLPLMGILNVRARDLAGFSILQLLFHVPIVFLLCWLLAQTLPYAPPVLP